A window of the Bacillota bacterium genome harbors these coding sequences:
- the tuf gene encoding elongation factor Tu encodes MAKKKFERTKPHVNIGTIGHVDHGKTTLTAAITRCLAHAGLTDFIPFDKIDKAPEERARGITIATSHVEYETENRHYAHVDCPGHADYVKNMITGAAQMDGAILVVSAADGPMPQTREHILLARQVGVPHIVVFLNKADQVDDPELMELVEMEVRDLLSEYEFPGDDIPVVAGSALKALECGCGGKECEDCGAIWELMEEVDRYIPTPERDTDKPFLMPIEDVFTITGRGTVVTGRVERGKVKVSDDVQIVGLAEESRKTVVTGVEMFRKTLDEGVAGDNIGVLLRGIDREDVERGQVLAKPGSIRPLTKFKGQVYVLTKEEGGRHTPFFNGYRPQLYFRTTDVTGTINLPEGVEMVMPGDNVVMD; translated from the coding sequence ATGGCGAAGAAAAAGTTTGAGCGGACTAAGCCCCACGTGAACATTGGTACTATCGGCCATGTGGATCATGGCAAAACAACCTTAACTGCGGCTATCACTCGTTGCTTGGCCCACGCAGGTCTTACTGACTTTATCCCCTTCGACAAGATTGACAAAGCTCCCGAAGAGCGGGCTCGTGGGATCACTATTGCCACTTCGCATGTGGAGTACGAGACTGAAAACCGGCACTACGCCCATGTGGACTGCCCCGGTCACGCCGACTACGTAAAGAACATGATCACCGGTGCCGCCCAGATGGACGGTGCTATCTTGGTGGTCTCCGCTGCTGACGGCCCTATGCCCCAGACCAGAGAGCATATTCTGTTGGCCCGGCAGGTAGGCGTCCCGCATATTGTGGTGTTCCTGAACAAAGCCGATCAGGTGGACGATCCCGAGCTCATGGAGCTGGTGGAAATGGAAGTGCGGGATCTGCTTTCCGAGTACGAATTCCCCGGCGACGATATTCCGGTAGTGGCCGGCTCGGCCTTGAAAGCGCTTGAGTGCGGCTGTGGTGGGAAAGAGTGCGAGGATTGTGGTGCCATCTGGGAGCTAATGGAAGAGGTAGACCGCTATATTCCCACTCCGGAGCGCGATACCGACAAACCGTTCCTGATGCCCATTGAAGACGTGTTCACTATTACCGGACGGGGAACCGTGGTTACCGGCCGGGTGGAACGGGGTAAAGTAAAGGTGAGTGACGACGTTCAGATTGTCGGGCTGGCGGAAGAAAGCCGCAAGACTGTAGTTACCGGAGTGGAGATGTTCAGAAAGACGTTGGACGAAGGTGTAGCCGGCGATAACATCGGGGTGCTCCTGCGCGGGATCGACCGTGAGGATGTGGAGCGCGGTCAGGTATTGGCCAAACCGGGCAGCATCCGTCCGCTCACCAAGTTCAAGGGTCAGGTTTATGTGTTAACCAAGGAAGAAGGCGGACGCCACACGCCGTTCTTTAACGGCTATCGGCCGCAGCTATACTTTAGGACCACCGACGTTACCGGTACCATTAATCTGCCGGAGGGCGTGGAGATGGTGATGCCCGGCGACAACGTGGTGATGGAC